The following are from one region of the Polaribacter marinaquae genome:
- the ccoG gene encoding cytochrome c oxidase accessory protein CcoG: MDKPKNEYFRDSIATVNNEGKRSWVFPKKPSGFFYKYRTYVSYFLLLFLLSAPFIKINGNQFLLFNVLERKFNIFGFPFWPQDFHLLVISMIVGVVFVILFTVVFGRIFCGWICPQTIFLEMVFRKIEYWIDGDRGKQIRLDKQPWNAEKIRKRLLKWFVFFIISFLIANVFLAYLIGGDTLINYITGNPLDNISTLISLTIFTCVFYFVFAWFREQVCIIACPYGRLQGVLLDNKTINVTYDYKRGEGENGRSKFRKNEDRNALGKGDCIDCKQCVVVCPTGIDIRNGTQLECVNCTACIDECDHMMENVGLPKGLIRYASEDNIAKKKPFEFTARMKGYSAVLLILTGILIGMLFLRNDVEARILRLPGQLYQHKENNIISNVYTFKVINKTTKDITDVSYKLLSHKGEIKLVSNKNFVVPKQGLAEGTLFIEINQAALKGDKDKLEIGVYTKGKLIETAKSSFLGPRSYK; the protein is encoded by the coding sequence ATGGATAAGCCCAAGAACGAGTATTTTAGAGATAGTATTGCGACTGTTAATAATGAGGGAAAGCGTTCTTGGGTATTTCCTAAAAAACCAAGCGGATTTTTCTATAAATACAGAACTTACGTTAGTTATTTTTTATTACTTTTTTTATTATCTGCACCTTTTATAAAAATTAATGGCAACCAATTTTTATTGTTTAATGTATTAGAAAGAAAATTTAATATTTTCGGATTTCCTTTTTGGCCACAAGACTTTCATTTATTAGTTATTTCAATGATTGTTGGTGTTGTTTTTGTAATTCTCTTTACGGTTGTTTTTGGTCGTATTTTCTGCGGATGGATTTGTCCGCAAACCATATTTCTCGAAATGGTTTTTAGAAAAATAGAATATTGGATTGATGGTGATCGAGGCAAACAAATCCGTTTAGATAAACAACCTTGGAATGCAGAGAAAATTAGAAAAAGACTCTTAAAATGGTTTGTGTTTTTTATAATTTCTTTTTTAATCGCAAATGTATTTTTAGCATATTTAATTGGTGGAGATACACTAATAAATTACATAACTGGTAATCCTTTAGATAATATTAGTACATTAATTTCATTAACAATTTTTACCTGTGTATTCTATTTTGTGTTTGCTTGGTTTAGAGAGCAAGTTTGCATAATTGCTTGTCCGTATGGTCGATTACAAGGTGTTTTGTTAGACAATAAAACAATTAATGTCACCTATGATTATAAGAGAGGCGAAGGAGAAAACGGTCGTTCAAAATTCAGAAAAAATGAAGATAGAAATGCTTTAGGTAAAGGAGATTGTATTGATTGTAAACAATGTGTAGTTGTTTGTCCTACAGGTATAGATATAAGAAACGGTACACAGTTAGAATGCGTTAATTGTACAGCTTGTATAGATGAATGCGATCATATGATGGAGAATGTGGGTTTACCTAAAGGATTGATTAGATATGCAAGTGAAGATAACATTGCAAAGAAAAAACCTTTTGAGTTTACAGCTAGAATGAAAGGTTATTCTGCAGTTCTGTTAATTTTAACCGGTATTTTAATTGGTATGCTATTTCTAAGAAACGATGTAGAAGCAAGAATTTTAAGGCTACCAGGGCAATTATATCAGCATAAAGAAAATAATATCATCAGTAACGTTTATACGTTTAAGGTGATCAATAAAACAACAAAAGATATTACAGATGTTAGCTACAAATTGTTATCTCATAAAGGAGAAATAAAATTAGTTTCTAACAAAAATTTTGTAGTTCCAAAACAAGGTTTGGCAGAAGGTACTTTGTTCATCGAAATTAATCAAGCAGCTTTAAAAGGTGATAAAGACAAGCTAGAAATTGGCGTTTATACAAAAGGAAAATTAATAGAAACGGCTAAGTCTAGTTTTTTAGGACCTAGAAGTTATAAATAA
- a CDS encoding FixH family protein: MKFNWGTGIVIAIVAFMGFILYFVITMSTNNSYSHDLVTEKYYQKELGFQNEIDATQNANNLEENVKILKVNNDLKVIFPAVFNPKKIQGKVFLYRPSNKQLDFEIPISISNSYLLVPEKRLLGGRWNISVAFKYNDKEYLVKQEIEY, encoded by the coding sequence ATGAAATTTAATTGGGGAACGGGTATTGTAATAGCAATTGTGGCTTTTATGGGGTTTATTTTGTACTTCGTAATAACTATGAGTACAAATAATTCTTACAGTCATGATTTAGTAACAGAAAAATATTACCAAAAAGAATTAGGTTTTCAAAATGAAATTGATGCAACACAAAATGCAAATAATTTAGAAGAGAACGTAAAAATTTTAAAAGTTAATAATGATTTAAAAGTAATATTTCCTGCAGTATTTAACCCTAAAAAGATTCAAGGAAAAGTGTTCCTATACAGACCATCTAATAAACAATTAGATTTCGAAATTCCTATTTCGATTTCTAATTCATATTTGCTCGTGCCTGAGAAGCGTTTGTTAGGTGGTCGATGGAACATTAGTGTTGCTTTCAAATACAATGATAAAGAATATTTAGTAAAACAAGAAATAGAATATTAA
- a CDS encoding sulfite exporter TauE/SafE family protein, producing MLISALIFGLLGSFHCIGMCGPIAFMLPIDRQNKTKGFLQVMIYHFGRLLTYALIGLLFGLLGKGFYFFGFQQQISIIVGVFMILFILFPKLFHKIKFSKKVNALLVHLKNTLGKELKKKRNDTFFTIGFLNGFLPCGLVYMALFGALATKNALEGSLYMFLFGLGTVPLMTSVVFLGNFAKGSLKKSIQKAIPYVVVFIGLLFIVRGLGLGIPYVSPKPILDIVSNNASCH from the coding sequence ATGTTAATATCTGCACTAATTTTTGGTTTATTGGGTAGCTTTCATTGCATTGGTATGTGCGGGCCAATAGCATTTATGCTACCAATAGATAGGCAAAATAAAACCAAAGGTTTTCTGCAGGTTATGATTTATCATTTTGGTAGATTGTTAACATATGCATTAATTGGCTTATTGTTTGGTTTGTTGGGTAAAGGTTTTTATTTCTTCGGATTTCAACAGCAAATATCAATTATTGTTGGTGTATTCATGATTTTATTTATTCTTTTTCCAAAGCTTTTTCATAAAATTAAATTTTCTAAAAAAGTAAACGCTTTATTAGTGCATTTAAAAAACACTTTAGGTAAAGAGTTAAAAAAGAAAAGAAACGATACTTTTTTTACAATAGGTTTTCTTAATGGATTTTTACCGTGCGGGTTAGTTTATATGGCTTTATTTGGTGCCTTGGCAACTAAAAATGCTTTAGAAGGTAGTTTGTATATGTTTTTATTTGGTTTGGGTACAGTGCCGTTAATGACCTCTGTTGTTTTCTTAGGAAACTTTGCAAAAGGAAGTTTAAAGAAATCAATTCAGAAAGCAATACCTTATGTTGTTGTTTTTATAGGTTTATTATTTATTGTTAGAGGTCTTGGTTTAGGCATTCCGTATGTATCACCAAAACCAATTTTAGATATTGTTTCTAATAATGCAAGTTGCCATTAA